A single window of Plasmodium malariae genome assembly, chromosome: 8 DNA harbors:
- the PmUG01_08055500 gene encoding Plasmodium exported protein, unknown function yields MIEIKNKLVSLVINLSTLTILVCSWEYFHDSASFGNSWNKEASQNSESNTRISRLLKGDIELYGVRRNENLRQNEPCRHNIYENTFGKEFGSIKNGKNLPKKYNKLVLSSNSQNYFDSFESIPDALIYNNFDSNDSLDQYASIDYLPDNNNKKQKEQKKKISQKLNNNGKVNRNKNIEINELSKNELEEDEYSTYEYSDLPYEQRVAKLEKLESIALKNEKSKSGFLNFLKKLDNNIELDMYRALKSDFKTKDFNNKKMSTPKKIIKLINHYKVFAPILINIVFSFVMGCLEFYKTQAFLCGITLLLLFYTLHKLVKLDSMRYVFKKHMRSL; encoded by the exons atgatagaaattaaaaataaattagtttCCCTTGTTATTAATTTATCTACATTAACCATTTTAGTATGTTCATGGGAATATTTCCAtgat TCGGCTTCCTTTGGAAATTCTTGGAATAAGGAAGCCAGCCAAAATAGTGAATCAAATACAAGAATTTCCAGATTATTAAAGGGAGACATAGAACTGTATGGTGTaagaagaaatgaaaatttaagaCAAAATGAACCATGTAGACACAACATTTATGAAAATACTTTTGGAAAAGAATTTGgttcaataaaaaatggtaaaaacttaccaaaaaaatataataagttaGTACTTAGTTCAAATtctcaaaattattttgatagTTTTGAATCTATACCTGatgcattaatatataacaattttgATTCAAATGATAGCTTAGATCAGTATGCATCAATTGATTATTTAcctgataataataataaaaaacaaaaagaacaaaaaaaaaaaatttctcaaAAGTTGAATAATAATGGTAAAGTAAACAGAAACAAAAACatagaaataaatgaattatcaaaaaatgaattagaAGAAGATGAATATTCAACATATGAATATTCAGACTTACCGTATGAACAAAGAGTAGCAAAATTAGAGAAGTTAGAAAGTATTGCacttaaaaatgaaaaatctaAGTCGggatttcttaattttttaaagaaattagACAATAATATTGAGCTTGATATGTACCGTGCCTTGAAATCTGATTTTAAAACCAAAGATTTTAACAACAAAAAGATGAGTACAcccaaaaaaattataaaacttaTAAATCATTATAAGGTATTTGCtcctattttaataaatattgttttttcatttgtgaTGGGATGCCTAGAATTCTATAAGACGCAGGCTTTCCTCTGTGGCATAACtcttttattgttattttatactttacACAAATTAGTAAAATTAGATTCTATGAGATATGTATTCAAAAAACATATGAgatcattataa
- the PmUG01_08055700 gene encoding Plasmodium exported protein, unknown function, whose product MEQKNKLLFFNIIAVFIFLSWVYYFNNDNTFNISLNENCKHRKKLGTKIYRLLAKYKRNKDSSVVFVKVKVPINEEYAEKDVFNKDEVSRRKNNQLGKHISNNIGDYELSKRKNSSVCTRRDSHFGKKIYDHIYYKNHVKFATNNDFKFLKSSKKRKINMLLALFIIYLPIVILNIAIFDFSSWSVRTIFSEGWKIAIIILIYILPLVFMSLAIFICRKVEKYDKMLYIKSKMYNRKYRPLTNISF is encoded by the exons atggaacaaaaaaataagttgcttttttttaatataattgctgtctttatttttttaagttggGTATACTATTTTAACAATGAT aaCACATTTAACATATCTTTGAATGAAAACTGCAAACATCGTAAAAAATTAGgtacaaaaatttatagaTTACTTGCAAAATATAAACGGAATAAGGATTCAAGTGTTGTATTTGTGAAAGTTAAGGTTCCAATTAATGAAGAATATGCAGAAAAAGATGTATTTAACAAGGATGAAGTAtcaagaagaaaaaataatcagTTAGGTAAACATATATCCAATAATATCGGAGACTATGAACTATCTAAGAGAAAAAATTCTTCTGTATGCACAAGAAGAGATTCacattttggaaaaaaaatatatgaccatatatattataaaaatcatGTTAAGTTTGCTACGAATAATGattttaagtttttaaaaagtagtaaaaaaagaaaaataaatatgttacttgctttatttatcatatatctACCCATTGTAATACTAAATATTGCTATATTTGATTTTAGTAGTTGGTCAGTTAGAACAATATTTTCAGAGGGTTGGAAGATagcaataattatattaatatatatattgccTTTAGTGTTTATGTCATTGGCTATTTTTATCTGTAGGAAGgttgaaaaatatgataaaatgttatatataaaaagtaaaatgtataataggAAATATCGTCCTTTAACTAAtataagtttttaa